The following is a genomic window from Geoalkalibacter halelectricus.
GATGGCGTGCAGGGCGTCGTTGGCGGCGGCGACGCGCGAACCGTGGCCCATGAGCAGGATGGCGGTTTTCATGTGGATTGAGCTCCTTTGCAACAGAAATTGACGAAATGTTCGGCTGCCTGGGGATGGCTGCCGAAGTGCAGATGAATATAGCTGCCCAGCACGTTGTGCAGGCAAAAGCCCTCATCCGGCAGGGCTTCGCCGCCGCGGCGACTCAGGCGGTAGCGGCGCGGCACCTCGGGGGGGGGATGCATCTCCGAGTAGTGGAATTCATGTCCGCGCAAGCGCGTGCCCGCCGGACCGAGGAGGCCATCGGCGCTGAGGGTGATTTCGCGGTAGCCCAGGGCCTTGCGCTTGTGCAGCAGCCGCGCGCGGGCGGGGAAAATCCCGGCCATGGGCTGGTCGTCGATGCTTTGCGCCAGCAGCATGAAGCCGCCGCATTCGGCGTAGATGGGCAGGCCCCCATGGGCGGCCCGGCGCAGGTCGGCAAGGAGTGAGGTGTTGGCTGCGAGAGTCTGCGCGTGCAGTTCGGGGTAGCCGCCGCCCAGGTACAGCCCGTCGATTTGTTCCGGTAGATGGGGGTCTCGCAGGGGCGAAAAAAACACCAGCTGCGCGCCTGCCGCTTCGAGCAGTTCGAGGTTGTCCGGATAGTAAAAGCAAAAGGCCTGGTCGCGCGCCACGGCGATGCGTGCCTTGGGCGCCGGGGGTGGCGCGATGGGGACGGATGGGACGGATGGGACGGATGGAAGGAGCTTGTCGAGATCGATGCGGTTTTCCAGCCAGTCGGCGAGCTGCCCGTAGAATGCTTCGCCGGGGGCCCTGTCCTGGGCGGTGACCAGGCCCAGGTGGCGCTCGGGCAGGCTCAGCTCCGTGTCGCGTGGCAGGCAGCCGAGCAGCGGCGGCAGCCCGTCGACGGACGCGAAGGCCTCCCGCAGGAGTTCGGCATGGCGGGCGCTGCCGACCCGGTTGCAGATCACACCGGCGAAGCGCAGCCGCGCATCGAAGCGGGTGAAGCCCTGCACCAGGGCGGCGGCGCTGCGCGCCTGGGCGCGCGCGTCGATCACCAGAATGATGCGGGCGTCGAGCAGGCGGGCGATTTCCGCGCTGCTGCCGAGGTCGTCCGCGCCCGCGGCGCCGTCGAAAAGGCCCATGACGCCCTCGATGACCGCAAGGTCCGCGTCGCGGCAGCCGCGCTGGAAAATTTCGCGCATTCCCTTCGGCCCGCACATCCAGCTGTCCAGATTGCGCGAGGCGCGCCCGCAGGCGGCGGCATGGTGGCCGGGGTCGATGAAGTCCGGGCCAACCTTGAAGGGCGCGACGCGCAGCCCGCGGCGGCGCAAGGCGGCGAGCAGGGCCAGGGTCAGGGTGGTCTTGCCGCAGCCGCTCGCCGGGGCGGCGATGAGAAAAGTCGGAATCGTCTCAGCCATTGAGCAGTTTGACCACGGTGTTGCCGTCGACAAAATAGTCGAGAATGTTGAGGCAGGCGTAATCCTGCTCGATGGCGAACATGCGCGTCAGAGGCGCGCCGATGGCATCGAGCAGAATCACCCGGTTGACCCCGCCGTGGCCGACCAGGGCGATTTCCTCGCCGCGATGGCGGCTGATGATCTCCTCCAGTGCCGGGCGTACCCGTGTCGCCATTTCGGCGAGACTCTCGCCGCCGGGCACCCGGTAATTAACCAGATCCTTGAGGCGCGCCCGCCATTGCTCGGGATAGATTTCCTGCAGTTCCTGCCAGGTGCGGCCCTCCCATTCGCCGATATGCAGTTCGCGCATCTCGGCCAGGGGTATGGGTTGCAGGCCCTGGGGTGCGGCGAGGCAGCGGGCGGCGTAGGCGCAGCGCGACAGATCGCTGGTGTAGACCGCCGCCAGGGGTCGGTCGGCGAGCCGTTCGCCCAGGGCCTGGGACTGCTCCTGGCCCAAAGGGGTGAGGGCGACGTCGGCCTGGCCGTTGTAGCGCTTGTTGCCGAAGCCTTCCACCTGGCCGTGGCGAAGGAGATAGAGGCGGGTGTGCTTGGCCATCATGAGGAGATCACCGCCAGAATCAGCAATAAG
Proteins encoded in this region:
- a CDS encoding cobyrinate a,c-diamide synthase, which produces MAETIPTFLIAAPASGCGKTTLTLALLAALRRRGLRVAPFKVGPDFIDPGHHAAACGRASRNLDSWMCGPKGMREIFQRGCRDADLAVIEGVMGLFDGAAGADDLGSSAEIARLLDARIILVIDARAQARSAAALVQGFTRFDARLRFAGVICNRVGSARHAELLREAFASVDGLPPLLGCLPRDTELSLPERHLGLVTAQDRAPGEAFYGQLADWLENRIDLDKLLPSVPSVPSVPIAPPPAPKARIAVARDQAFCFYYPDNLELLEAAGAQLVFFSPLRDPHLPEQIDGLYLGGGYPELHAQTLAANTSLLADLRRAAHGGLPIYAECGGFMLLAQSIDDQPMAGIFPARARLLHKRKALGYREITLSADGLLGPAGTRLRGHEFHYSEMHPPPEVPRRYRLSRRGGEALPDEGFCLHNVLGSYIHLHFGSHPQAAEHFVNFCCKGAQST
- the cobC gene encoding alpha-ribazole phosphatase, whose protein sequence is MMAKHTRLYLLRHGQVEGFGNKRYNGQADVALTPLGQEQSQALGERLADRPLAAVYTSDLSRCAYAARCLAAPQGLQPIPLAEMRELHIGEWEGRTWQELQEIYPEQWRARLKDLVNYRVPGGESLAEMATRVRPALEEIISRHRGEEIALVGHGGVNRVILLDAIGAPLTRMFAIEQDYACLNILDYFVDGNTVVKLLNG